GGGAACCTGCCAAGTCGggaaatttaatttgaatttgctGCAACTTTGAGAAGCTATTATGGGAGTTCTTCCCAAGTTGAATTTGGTGAAGATTAATATGGCATCTTGAAGCCATCCATCCATCCACaagctttgatttttttgtagagtaatgttatacatcACACTACCGTTCTACTTGTAtctcactatatataatatggtgGACAAGTCTTGAATGGAATTATTATTACTGAATAGTTTAGTTAGGATTTTGACAAGGAATAGCTAGTTATGAAATAGTAATTTATCAAAAGCGATAGGAATAGTTATTGCTTGAGTGGGTAAGCAAaagaatttttcaaacaaattcCCTTGAAAACTAGTATGGTGATTGGGGGCCGTCCACCTCCCTTGACCCTGGGGTTTCTAACCGAACATAAATGAGCATCCTTAATAATCATACCTATTCCACAAATCAAGAGCATTGATCCTTAATATGTTATATTTCTGTTGTGTTCGTTTCCCACTCACTTTTAACTCTGTCTAGTTACTATAATTTGCATTTGCATAGGAAAgcaaagcaaaacagaaaaccGGTGAAACTAACAAGAGAATAGCGAGTGTCAGTTGCTAAAAGAATGAAAACTGTAAAAAGGCTAGAAATAGCAGAAGATTTCCATGGAATATGGCGATGTTGATTTTGGTCCATTGAGACGATCATAGGATGATAATGTAGTCAGACCAGAAAATATGGGGAATATGCAGGGCATATATTCCGCAGGGCATATATTCCGGTCTATTTTAAGGAAATTCTCATTCATATAAATTATCGAGCCCACACAAATCTCTCCACTGTCCATTGTCATCCCTGTCTGTCTCTCACAGGCAACACGACAGGCTAAATCAGGTCAGTCACTTCTTAACTTCTACACATTTTGTGTTGTTCTTCCGTCTGATCTTAGAATCTTTTGAAGGCGCTTTATGACGTCTCATGATAATTGAATATTCTTGAAATATTATTTCGTACATCATATAGATGATCCTGACCCGAATCTATTCATTTTAGGCAAGGAAATCGTCAAAAATAAGTTTTCTATTttgaatgggaaaaaaaaaaaaaagaggagaaattAAGGAGCCAACTCAATGCTTGCATTTATATGTATACTTgggattcaaaattttcttaaagaattcaaaaggaacaaaaaaaaacatttagctCTCTTTTCGGAATTTGAGAAGTTCGgggaaaatggaaagaaagtaCTTGCGTTGGAAAGTTTGTGATTATATAATACTTCTTCTGGCCCTTCCATTTGTTCTTTGTATATCTGTTTATAATTCTGTAATTTTGATTCACGTAATATTCCTTTCTGTATATCGTGAAGAAATGTGAAGTTTTTATGTCCATTTGGTACACATGTTTGCATTCATGAATTCATGCATGCCACATTTCTAAAGAAAACATCGAATGATCCTTGTTGAAAGTTTGTAATGTGCATGTGGCTAAACGCTCTTATACATGCAGCTCCAACAGATAGCAGAGAAAAGTTAAGAGCTTGTCCGTCAAGGAGAGAGGTTGAGCAAAAGACAAGGCAGATTCGAAAGTGAGGCAGCCAACCATGGCCAAAGAGCAATTGAAGGTGCTGAATGCGCTTGATGTTGCCAAAACGCAATGTTACCATTTTACTGCAATTATCATTGCTGGAATGGGGTTTTTCACGGATGCATATGATCTATTCTGCATATCCCTTGTCACCAAATTGCTTGGCCGCATCTACTACCATGTTGATGGGGCAGCAAAGCCCGGCACATTGCCTCCCAATGTATCAGCTGCTGTTAATGGGGTAGCACTCTGTGGAACACTCGCAGGCCAACTCTTCTTTGGATGGCTTGGTGACAAGATGGGCCGAAAGAAAGTCTATGGCTTGACATTGATGCTCATGTTCTTTTGCTCCATTGCTTCTGGTCTTTCCTTTGGTCACAACGCAAAAGCTGTCATGAGCACTCTTTGTTTCTTTCGGTTTTGGCTTGGTTTTGGCATAGGGGGTGACTACCCACTTTCTGCAACCATTATGTCTGAATATGCTAATAAGAACACTCGTGGAGCCTTCATTGCAGCAGTGTTTGCCATGCAAGGGTTTGGCATTTTGGGTGGTGGTATATTTGCTATTATAATGTCTTCCATATTCCAGGCCGAGTTTGGTGCTCCCACTTACGAAGTTGATCCAGTTGCCTCCACTGTCCCACAAGCAGATTATCTATGGCGAATTATTCTAATGGTTGGTGCACTTCCCGCTGCGCTCACATACTACTGGCGCTTAAAGATGCCCGAAACTGCTCGTTACACAGCCCTTGTTGCCAAGAATACAAAACAGGCTGCGTCTGATATGTCAAAGGTTCTGCAGGTTGACATTGAAGCAGAACAGCAATCGAATGAGCAGCCAAGAGCTGACTTTGGTTTGTTCTCTAAAGAGTTTGCTCGTCGCCATGGACTCCACTTGCTTGGAACAAGCAGCACATGGTTCTTGCTTGACATTGCATTTTACAGCCAAAATCTATTCCAAAAGGATATCTTCAGTGCAGTTGGATGGATTCCTCCGGCAAAGACCATGAATGCCATCGAGGAGGTCTTTAGAATCGCAAGGGCACAAACACTAATTGCTTTGTGGAGTACCGTGCCAGGCTACTGGTTTACAGTGGCTTTAATTGACAGGATTGGAAGGTTTGCCATCCAACTGATGGGTTTCTTCTTCATGACAGTGTTTATGTTTGCCCTGGCTTTTCCTTACAACCACTGGACTCACAAGGATAACCGCATTGGGTTTGTGGTTATGTATTCCCTTACTTTCTTCTTTGCTAATTTCGGGCCTAACGCAACCACATTTGTCGTGCCAGCTGAGATTTTCCCAGCCAGGTTACGGTCTACTTGCCACGGCATATCTGCAGCATCGGGAAAGCTTGGAGCTATGGtgggtgcatttggtttcttgtATTTGGCTCAGAACCAGGACAAGGCCAAGGCAGATGCAGGGTACCCTGCAGGCATTGGGGTGAAGAACTCACTCATTGTGTTGGGTGTCATCAACCTCTTGGGCTTTCTGTTTACTTTTCTAGTGCCCGAACCAAAGGGTAAATCATTGGAGGAGATGTCTGGTGAGAACGAGGGTGACAATTGAGCAGGAACAGAATAAGAGCAGCCAGTAGTTCACAACAAAATGCCCATTTGGgtgatctatttttttcttcagaaaattttgaatcatgTCGTAGTTTGTacgtttgattaaaaaaatggattatTTTTCCTGTGTtgctatatttattaaaattatcttatttgcATTCTTCTCCCTCTTCAACTCGGCAGAAAGTAATTCTTTTCTACAAAATAATGACCTTTCTCTAGCATCATAACAGAgtcattttatcatgttttttttatccaatgaaCTGTCCGACCTTAATTGGCTCTCCGACCTTTGTTGAAGTCTACCTCTATTCAATCCTAGAcactcaaaatataaattaaactcTGAAGTTTGAACAGCAGTAGGCTTGGCTTGTTCTAGAAGTTTTGAGCATGCTCTGGCAAAAGCACGTTTGCAAGCTTCTTGATGGCTAACGAGTATGGAATATAACTGCTAAGGTTCCGgtttctttaagaaaatttgtctgAGGAATGAAAGGGAAAATGGGGAATACATAGTTGCAAAATATTTCAGGTTCCTCTGGGAGACTTTTCTACTCTGTTTGCTCGCAAAACTTGGGACTTTGGGGTTTGCATTTGGGTTCTCGAATTTCTCTAAGAACCGGGTCAAGACCAATGGTACGTAAGGGTTTTGCTCCTCCCGTTGGGGGTAATCAACTTCCCGCTTATGACATTTTCTCTTGTGGAACCTAAAGCAAAGAGGAAGAGAAGGGTGGAAATTAAGGAGGGGAGGGTAAGAATAAGAGCAATTTTTGCCGTTTCCCATACATCTTCAGACATGTTTTACATGCCAATATACATGGAGTTTCTACATATCCTTTTACAGGTACATCCTTTGTATACCAACTTTCATAAGATTACTTACATCAAGAGTTTCCAAAAACCACTTTACAAACTCATCTTTTCACCTGAGGATAGGCAAACAAGAAGGAAAGTGACTTTCTCCATCATCTCTGTTATCAGATAATATTAGCCTAAAACTAATGTGCCTCACAGATGTCAATTTATTCACGGATAGTGCAATGCTATACTGTGCCTGATAActatttcataaatttaaaaaccaTAGCAGATCTCCTCTCCAAGGAAGAAAACTCTAAACAGCAGAGACCATTCAGTGTGCACGGTCTCTAAGCACTTCAAGATCCATCTCCATGGGGTCAGTAGCCTGAATCTCATAATGGACACCATCCAGCTCCCGTCTGAACCTGTCTCTAGATGTGGCATAGAGCATCTTGGCACGGATTCGTGAGGATGAAGGAGACCTGATAGGAATGTCATGCAATGAATCATTAAGAATGAGATCTTAATAGCAGAACCACTCAAATACTAAAAGTATAAAATGTGTCATTACCGTAGGATAAAACATAAATACcaaaatccacaaacacataaAGAAAACTAGGACCAATGTTTGATGCTATGCAACTGCCTGGAGGCTTGAAAAAGAATAGCATTGGATCATTTAAAAGTCATCCTCCAACTTCTACCAGCAAAACAAGACCACCTAGAATATATTGCAAAacgaaaaaatggaaaaatgtaAAACAGTTGTCTGCGTATGGTCCTAGTCACACTGGCAGTACATCCATTAGtccaaaacaaacaagaaatacAGAACCAGATCATCAAGAATAGAGCTTAGGAGAAGTTTTACAGATGCAAATCATTGGTTGCTAAATAACAAAGTATGATAAGATCCAGATTTCTAAATATATTAAGTACAAGTTTTTTAAATCGAAAATTCGCAAAAGCCTTGAAAAACTACATAAATTGACATCAGGAACAGATTGTAAAACTAAAAGGACATTCTTCATGGTCAATTAATGCATAGCAATGGAACACAACAAGAACAGTAGCATAATTTCatttaacaaaagaaaccaaataattaacatatatatgatGAGTGCATGCCCCATGACCCTATAATCTTATCAGTTACATACAAAATTACCCCATTTAACTTCACAGGTTGACTACAGTTAAATGGAAATTTGTTAACTTCAGAAAGATCAGACATCCATACTACTGCCTGATTTGCCAACGCATAACAAtggatgatttaaaaaaaaaaatctatcactGATCAAATATTTCTCTATGAATATTAAGAATCGGAATTTGAAGAAGGGGAACAAGGAGTCCTCAAACCACAACAGATTGAGGAGAATTTGTTCAATCACAAAGTTTGGGCTCCTGGAATATGCACCCTTCTAGTTTCTTTTGAAGATGAAGCAGCATGAAACATAGCTTTAATATAGCAAGAGACTACCTATTAAAGTATGGAAGAATAAGGGCATCCCATATTTAACAATCATACGGAAGAAAATTGCATGCTTATAGCAACTACCGCTATTCTCGCAACAAATCTCCTTATGCCATTCCCAAACCTGTGAAGTATGCAGCCTAAATATGCTGTATATCAAGAAATACCACAAATTAAGTGTAACGTTTAAGTTCAGATGACGATAGACTGATATCAACAGAATAAGCATGTCTAAAATTACAACAAAGATAAatcatttttaacaaaaaattgtaTCCAGAAAGTCAAAGCAAGTAAGTCCTGAGGCTGCATAAAAGATCTTAGAAAGACGAAAAAGAGactaaaactaaaactaaatctAAACCCAGATAAGTTTTTAAATGCTGGATATTATGAGTGCATGGATGTGTTAAGTCAggtcaaataaataaaacacaaacgAGAAAAACAACAGAATGAATTAACGATGCAAGAAGTATTGACAGAGTAGGTGTGGATTCACTtttcattgtgattttaacatatatttaataaattaatgacGATAATTGCCATGTCTCATGAGGATAATATAAGTGCTTATTTATTGGTTACCCTCTCATAGAGAAAGTGATAATATCAATGGAAATGAAATATGCAGAGATTATAGGCGAAACCTTACCATGCGATGAAGAATATCTTGCTCTTTTGACAGTTATCAGAAGTCACGAAATCATAGTCGTAAACAGCATATCGGCAATCATTCTCAGGTAAAGCTGCAGTGAAATCATCATAATTCTCAGCTGGATCACCTGTCTTCTCAACCACAACCTCCTTTTTATTCTCATCAACCTTAAAAATCACATATCGGTGAACCTTCTTCCACTTCAATTcgaaaaatgtgtttttggtTTGATCACCAACACCCATGCCCCACGAAGCGTTTGGCTGAAAACGA
This is a stretch of genomic DNA from Carya illinoinensis cultivar Pawnee chromosome 3, C.illinoinensisPawnee_v1, whole genome shotgun sequence. It encodes these proteins:
- the LOC122305324 gene encoding probable inorganic phosphate transporter 1-7 — its product is MAKEQLKVLNALDVAKTQCYHFTAIIIAGMGFFTDAYDLFCISLVTKLLGRIYYHVDGAAKPGTLPPNVSAAVNGVALCGTLAGQLFFGWLGDKMGRKKVYGLTLMLMFFCSIASGLSFGHNAKAVMSTLCFFRFWLGFGIGGDYPLSATIMSEYANKNTRGAFIAAVFAMQGFGILGGGIFAIIMSSIFQAEFGAPTYEVDPVASTVPQADYLWRIILMVGALPAALTYYWRLKMPETARYTALVAKNTKQAASDMSKVLQVDIEAEQQSNEQPRADFGLFSKEFARRHGLHLLGTSSTWFLLDIAFYSQNLFQKDIFSAVGWIPPAKTMNAIEEVFRIARAQTLIALWSTVPGYWFTVALIDRIGRFAIQLMGFFFMTVFMFALAFPYNHWTHKDNRIGFVVMYSLTFFFANFGPNATTFVVPAEIFPARLRSTCHGISAASGKLGAMVGAFGFLYLAQNQDKAKADAGYPAGIGVKNSLIVLGVINLLGFLFTFLVPEPKGKSLEEMSGENEGDN
- the LOC122305325 gene encoding actin-depolymerizing factor-like — translated: MSFRWLNRPNASWGMGVGDQTKNTFFELKWKKVHRYVIFKVDENKKEVVVEKTGDPAENYDDFTAALPENDCRYAVYDYDFVTSDNCQKSKIFFIAWSPSSSRIRAKMLYATSRDRFRRELDGVHYEIQATDPMEMDLEVLRDRAH